A region from the Helicoverpa armigera isolate CAAS_96S chromosome 6, ASM3070526v1, whole genome shotgun sequence genome encodes:
- the LOC110373996 gene encoding uncharacterized protein LOC110373996, whose product MKKYSILGNKKKVTMEVNPTQLKIVGNNCIIRVSVNHGDIEVVGNDCRVEVTDNYGVINIVGNNGMVIISKRWKGDRVQLLGVGCHLVVAGKEKSTGGYEAQLSPFSKDLDDVIESIFTFVMR is encoded by the coding sequence aTGAAGAAATACTCAATCCTCGGTAATAAGAAGAAGGTGACCATGGAAGTGAACCCTACCCAACTGAAGATCGTTGGGAACAACTGCATCATCAGGGTTTCTGTCAACCACGGTGATATTGAAGTCGTGGGGAACGACTGCCGTGTCGAAGTGACGGACAACTATGGAGTGATTAACATAGTGGGGAACAATGGCATGGTGATTATCAGCAAGCGGTGGAAAGGCGACAGAGTGCAACTCCTCGGAGTTGGCTGCCATCTCGTGGTAGCTGGGAAGGAGAAGAGCACAGGGGGATACGAAGCCCAGCTGTCTCCCTTCAGCAAAGACCTGGATGACGTCATCGAGTCTATCTTCACATTCGTGATGCGGTGA